A region from the Natronoarchaeum mannanilyticum genome encodes:
- a CDS encoding DUF7311 family protein, translated as MIRRTLLAALLSTALAAAATPGIDHARVRRSNGRIESVVASVEAAARSLAGDEAVPAGRPGARRVVTVTLPGAAWDEAAVDGVRLATPAERTLTLRYRIAGGGRRSRTIRFPEPVQTADGNPIDLDGDGPHELALSLRGDERRRRILVERVSAGA; from the coding sequence GTGATCCGGCGGACGCTGCTAGCCGCCCTGCTATCGACCGCACTGGCGGCCGCGGCGACGCCGGGAATCGACCACGCGCGGGTGCGACGCTCGAACGGCCGGATCGAGTCGGTCGTCGCGTCGGTCGAGGCCGCCGCGCGCTCGCTGGCGGGCGACGAGGCGGTTCCGGCGGGCCGTCCGGGCGCCCGCCGAGTCGTCACAGTTACCCTGCCCGGCGCGGCGTGGGACGAAGCCGCGGTCGACGGCGTGCGTCTCGCAACCCCCGCGGAGCGCACGCTGACGCTGCGCTACCGGATCGCTGGCGGCGGTCGGCGCAGCCGGACGATCCGCTTTCCGGAACCGGTGCAGACCGCCGACGGAAATCCGATCGATCTCGATGGCGACGGCCCCCACGAGCTCGCGCTCTCGCTGCGAGGAGACGAGCGTCGCCGCCGAATCCTCGTCGAGCGCGTTTCGGCGGGCGCGTAG
- a CDS encoding ATPase, T2SS/T4P/T4SS family, which translates to MRELLDRLRGGDADSEGYCDCRPAFDDEALAVDAEDCAGAGALAESEACRATVVDALTEQDAERVVTRSGGMERAYEDGAAALLVAAGRFAERIAFRDERLAERARRDPLRASRDAEARTATIATVAAETGLAAVAESVDGYETALRPYVGPTVASARVAARPPANGRLVETRSLATRSDADTGSDVDAGGEPGTGGDADAGGEPGTGGDADAGGEPGTGGDADSGSEARIYERPGGDRTYHLLPAAWRLDADSQATLAAAYRLLATGGVDGEERAPGRAVRRVAAENDPVTELTAILEKHTRGFGAVSDLLSDPAVSDVFATAPVEENPVRVLFDGDRLATNVRLTDGGAAALASRFRRASGRAFSRASPTLAATADAGGDRSVRVAGVTEPVSDGEAFVFRDQADEPLTIPALVANGTLPSDAAALLSVAVERACAGLIAGTRGAGKTTLLGALLWELPPTTRTVAIEDTPELPVEALRATDRDVQQLTTAVDADDGPGITPTAALRTALRLGEGALVLGEVRGEEAQVLYEAMRVGASGSAVLGTIHGDGGASVRERVVADLDVPESSFAVTDLVVTVGVYEGPDGRARRVERIEEVLDREDGVEFAPLYELDDGELRPTGRIDRGESRLIDRLRSSNESYAAVRELLESRETELARLAREDCTRPVDVAREYGVRRRGVKGGDERRADNEAAE; encoded by the coding sequence ATGCGGGAGCTACTCGACCGACTTCGAGGTGGGGACGCCGATTCGGAGGGCTACTGCGACTGTCGCCCGGCGTTCGATGACGAGGCGCTCGCGGTCGACGCCGAGGACTGTGCGGGCGCCGGCGCGCTCGCCGAGAGCGAGGCGTGTCGCGCGACGGTCGTCGACGCGCTGACCGAGCAGGACGCCGAGCGCGTGGTGACCCGCTCTGGGGGCATGGAGCGGGCCTACGAGGACGGCGCGGCGGCCCTGCTGGTCGCCGCCGGCCGATTCGCCGAGCGCATCGCGTTCCGCGACGAGCGGCTTGCCGAGCGAGCGCGGCGCGACCCGCTGCGGGCCAGCCGGGACGCCGAAGCGCGGACCGCGACGATCGCGACCGTGGCCGCCGAGACCGGACTCGCCGCGGTCGCCGAGTCGGTCGACGGCTACGAGACGGCGCTGCGGCCCTACGTCGGGCCGACCGTCGCGAGCGCGCGAGTGGCGGCGCGGCCGCCGGCGAACGGCCGGCTCGTCGAGACCAGATCACTCGCTACGAGGAGCGACGCCGATACCGGGAGCGATGTCGACGCCGGGGGCGAGCCCGGCACCGGCGGCGATGCCGACGCCGGGGGCGAGCCCGGCACCGGCGGCGATGCCGACGCCGGGGGCGAGCCCGGCACCGGCGGCGATGCCGACTCCGGCAGCGAGGCGCGGATCTACGAGCGACCGGGCGGCGACCGCACCTACCACTTGCTGCCGGCGGCGTGGCGGCTTGACGCCGACTCGCAGGCGACGCTCGCGGCGGCCTACCGGCTGCTCGCGACCGGCGGGGTCGACGGCGAGGAGCGCGCCCCTGGCCGGGCCGTCCGGCGCGTTGCGGCCGAGAACGACCCGGTCACCGAGCTGACTGCGATCCTCGAAAAACACACGCGGGGGTTCGGCGCCGTCTCCGATCTGCTGTCCGATCCCGCCGTCTCGGACGTGTTCGCGACCGCGCCCGTCGAGGAGAACCCGGTGCGCGTGCTGTTCGACGGCGATCGGCTGGCGACGAACGTCCGGCTCACGGACGGCGGCGCCGCAGCGCTGGCGTCGCGGTTCCGCCGCGCAAGCGGTCGCGCGTTCTCCAGAGCCAGCCCGACGCTCGCCGCGACGGCCGACGCCGGCGGTGACCGATCGGTGCGGGTTGCGGGCGTCACCGAGCCGGTCAGCGACGGCGAGGCGTTCGTCTTCCGCGATCAGGCCGACGAGCCGCTGACGATCCCGGCGCTCGTCGCGAACGGCACGCTCCCGTCCGACGCCGCCGCGCTGCTGTCGGTCGCCGTCGAGCGCGCCTGTGCGGGCCTGATCGCCGGGACGCGCGGCGCGGGCAAGACGACGCTGCTGGGCGCGCTGCTGTGGGAGCTCCCGCCGACGACGCGAACCGTCGCGATCGAGGACACGCCGGAACTACCCGTCGAGGCGCTCCGGGCGACCGACCGGGACGTCCAGCAGCTCACCACCGCGGTCGACGCCGACGACGGGCCCGGCATCACGCCGACCGCGGCGCTCAGGACGGCGCTCCGGCTGGGCGAGGGCGCGCTCGTGCTCGGCGAAGTGCGCGGCGAGGAGGCGCAGGTGCTCTACGAGGCGATGCGCGTCGGCGCCAGCGGCAGCGCCGTCCTCGGGACGATCCACGGCGACGGCGGCGCGTCGGTCCGCGAGCGCGTCGTCGCCGACCTCGACGTGCCCGAGTCCTCGTTTGCGGTCACCGATCTCGTCGTGACAGTCGGCGTCTACGAGGGACCGGACGGGCGCGCCCGCCGCGTCGAGCGGATCGAGGAGGTGCTCGACCGCGAGGACGGCGTCGAGTTCGCTCCGCTGTACGAACTCGACGACGGCGAGCTCCGTCCGACGGGTCGGATCGACCGCGGCGAAAGTCGGTTGATCGACCGACTCCGAAGCTCCAACGAGTCCTACGCCGCGGTCCGCGAGCTACTGGAGAGCCGCGAGACCGAACTCGCCCGCCTCGCTCGCGAGGACTGCACGCGTCCGGTCGACGTCGCGCGCGAGTACGGCGTCCGCCGGCGCGGCGTCAAAGGCGGCGACGAGCGGCGGGCCGACAACGAGGCGGCCGAGTGA
- a CDS encoding type II secretion system protein: protein MLARLLRTLARLSPTGVSDDGPGAAPRAATNGDPSPGTDGTGFGVASASQRADDESDASPELRRSLSFLDLSVDAGTVVEAGYGAAVVISVALAPTVLLAPPAFRPAAVLFVLVAALGVTHAVHRLPAVLAAARRALALGAAPSVVGRAVLRMRVTPTAESAAAFAAETGDGPLADSLATHVSRAEGTAGSGLDRFAAEWERWFPELGRAVTLLDAAATAQPGERSRALDRSLRAVLDGTRDRMARFAGTIREPTTALYAFGVLLPLALIAVAPAARLAGIPISPAVLIALYCVALPGVVFAGACWLLLRRPVAFPPPPVDRSHPDVTGGRWRPVAVGVGAAGGGAALATAAPGVGTWAAALAATGCGVGAGLAWWYRPITSVRDHAREVDEGLPDALYLVGRGVRNGAAVETAIERAGARLDGATGAVLADAARRQRQLRIGVRTSFLGDRGALADVPSPRARSTASLLALAAREGRPAGTAIVSMAGHLEELQSVEADARRELATITGTLRSTATIFGPLVAGVTVALSDRMAALGDGAEAVPTAVLGPVVGFYVLALAAILTALAIGLERGLDRALVGYRVGGAVLSATCIYLAAFVAAGLAV, encoded by the coding sequence ATGCTCGCTCGATTGCTCCGGACGCTCGCCCGGTTGTCCCCGACAGGCGTAAGTGACGACGGCCCGGGAGCCGCTCCGCGAGCAGCGACGAACGGCGATCCGTCACCGGGCACGGACGGAACCGGTTTCGGCGTCGCGTCCGCGAGCCAGCGCGCGGACGACGAGTCCGACGCCAGCCCAGAACTCCGGCGGTCGCTCTCGTTCCTCGACCTTTCGGTCGACGCCGGAACCGTCGTCGAGGCGGGCTACGGCGCCGCGGTAGTGATCAGCGTCGCGCTCGCCCCAACTGTTCTCCTCGCACCGCCCGCGTTCCGGCCCGCCGCCGTCCTGTTCGTGCTGGTCGCCGCTCTCGGCGTCACGCACGCCGTCCACCGGCTACCGGCCGTGCTGGCGGCCGCCAGGCGAGCGCTGGCCCTCGGCGCGGCGCCGAGCGTCGTCGGCCGGGCCGTGCTCCGGATGCGCGTCACGCCGACCGCCGAGTCGGCCGCCGCGTTCGCCGCAGAGACGGGGGACGGTCCGCTCGCGGATAGTCTCGCGACCCACGTCAGCCGCGCCGAGGGGACCGCGGGATCGGGGCTCGATCGGTTCGCCGCCGAGTGGGAGCGGTGGTTCCCCGAACTGGGACGGGCGGTGACGCTGCTCGACGCCGCCGCGACGGCTCAACCGGGGGAGCGATCGCGCGCGCTCGACCGGTCGCTCCGGGCCGTCCTCGACGGGACGCGCGACCGGATGGCACGGTTCGCCGGGACGATCCGGGAGCCGACGACCGCGCTGTACGCGTTCGGCGTCCTACTCCCGCTGGCGCTGATCGCCGTCGCGCCGGCCGCGCGGCTCGCCGGGATACCCATCTCTCCGGCGGTACTGATAGCGCTGTACTGCGTCGCGCTGCCGGGCGTCGTGTTCGCAGGGGCGTGCTGGCTCCTGCTCAGGCGTCCGGTCGCGTTCCCGCCGCCGCCCGTCGACCGCTCGCATCCCGACGTGACCGGCGGGCGCTGGCGGCCGGTCGCGGTCGGCGTCGGAGCGGCCGGCGGCGGTGCCGCGCTCGCGACAGCTGCACCGGGAGTCGGAACCTGGGCCGCCGCGCTGGCGGCGACCGGCTGCGGCGTCGGCGCCGGGCTGGCGTGGTGGTATCGGCCGATCACGAGCGTCAGGGATCACGCGCGCGAGGTCGATGAGGGGCTGCCGGACGCGCTGTACCTCGTCGGCCGCGGAGTCAGGAACGGCGCCGCCGTCGAGACGGCGATCGAGCGGGCCGGCGCTCGCCTCGACGGCGCGACCGGCGCGGTGCTGGCCGACGCCGCGCGACGCCAGCGCCAGCTTCGGATCGGCGTCCGGACGTCCTTTCTGGGCGACCGCGGCGCGCTCGCGGACGTGCCGAGTCCCCGCGCCCGAAGCACGGCGTCGCTGCTGGCGCTGGCGGCTCGCGAGGGCAGGCCCGCAGGAACGGCGATCGTTTCGATGGCGGGCCACCTCGAAGAGCTCCAGTCGGTCGAGGCCGACGCCCGCCGCGAACTGGCGACGATCACCGGCACGCTCCGGAGCACCGCGACGATCTTCGGTCCGCTGGTCGCCGGTGTCACCGTCGCGCTGTCCGATCGGATGGCGGCGCTGGGCGACGGCGCCGAGGCCGTGCCGACCGCGGTGCTGGGGCCTGTCGTCGGGTTCTACGTGCTGGCGCTGGCGGCGATCCTGACGGCGCTGGCGATCGGACTCGAACGCGGGCTCGACCGCGCGCTCGTCGGCTACCGCGTCGGCGGCGCCGTGCTTTCCGCGACCTGCATCTACCTCGCGGCGTTCGTCGCCGCGGGGCTGGCGGTCTGA
- a CDS encoding acetamidase/formamidase family protein, whose translation MSRTTVSHEDGVIYEFAPDMEAVYEAEPGERLTIATRDSLDGAVQSEDDVIEEVPAEVNAATGPIAVEGARPGDVLAVGIEDVRVAEDQGRAITIEGFGLLQDHPDVEAPRTRMTPVEDGTIRFDDLSVPIDPVVGTIGVAPAEESYTTLVPHDHGGNLDTTDVTIGNTIYFPVFRDGAMLAMGDCKAAMADGEMCGTGAEIATDIDVTVDVLSDPDVAIDRPVVETPDAWKALASAETAEEACERANLDAMALLEAEHGFDATDAHLFSSLVGGLEISQVVDPLVTVRNAIPKEYLSEPF comes from the coding sequence ATGTCCCGCACGACAGTCTCGCACGAGGACGGCGTAATATACGAGTTCGCACCCGACATGGAGGCAGTCTACGAGGCCGAACCGGGCGAACGGCTGACGATCGCCACTCGCGACAGCCTCGACGGCGCGGTCCAGAGCGAGGACGACGTGATCGAGGAGGTGCCGGCGGAGGTCAACGCCGCGACGGGGCCGATCGCCGTCGAGGGCGCCCGGCCCGGCGACGTCCTGGCGGTCGGAATCGAGGACGTCCGTGTCGCCGAGGATCAGGGGCGCGCGATCACGATCGAGGGGTTCGGCCTGCTCCAGGACCACCCGGACGTGGAGGCGCCGCGAACGCGGATGACGCCGGTCGAGGACGGGACGATCCGCTTCGACGACCTGTCGGTGCCCATCGATCCGGTGGTCGGCACCATCGGCGTCGCCCCCGCCGAGGAGTCGTACACGACGCTCGTCCCCCACGACCACGGCGGGAACCTCGACACGACCGACGTGACGATCGGGAACACGATCTACTTCCCCGTGTTCCGGGACGGCGCGATGCTCGCGATGGGCGACTGCAAGGCCGCGATGGCCGACGGCGAGATGTGCGGCACCGGCGCGGAGATCGCGACCGACATCGACGTCACGGTCGACGTGCTGTCCGACCCCGACGTTGCGATCGATCGGCCGGTCGTCGAGACGCCCGACGCCTGGAAAGCGCTCGCCAGCGCCGAGACCGCGGAGGAAGCCTGCGAGCGCGCCAATCTGGACGCGATGGCGCTGCTCGAAGCCGAGCACGGGTTCGACGCCACCGACGCGCACCTGTTTTCGAGCCTCGTCGGCGGCCTCGAGATCAGCCAGGTGGTCGATCCGCTGGTGACCGTCCGAAACGCGATCCCCAAGGAGTACCTGTCGGAGCCGTTCTGA
- a CDS encoding aldo/keto reductase, producing MTAPTVTLPSGDEMPMVGYGTWDIGGDTVQEGVRAALDAGYAHVDTAEGYMNEAEIGEVLADYDRDDVFLTSKVLPKNLEYESVRRSCEESLEKLGTDYLDLYLIHWPNPAVSLRETLDAMAQLHDEGKVRNVGVSNFSPYQLSAANHVSDVPIAVNQIEHHPWLQRPDWVETIRETDTVVEAAAPLARTEVLGDDTVQELAERYEKTPAQIVLRWALENDVVVIPKSGSPEHIRENFELFDWELDEADRERLDDLDRDQAVYDTRKKDWTRDVYGISK from the coding sequence ATGACTGCACCGACAGTGACGCTACCGAGCGGCGACGAGATGCCGATGGTCGGCTACGGAACGTGGGACATCGGGGGCGACACGGTTCAGGAGGGCGTCCGAGCGGCGCTGGACGCCGGCTACGCCCACGTCGACACGGCCGAGGGGTACATGAACGAGGCGGAGATCGGCGAGGTGCTCGCCGACTACGATCGGGACGACGTGTTCCTCACCTCGAAGGTGCTTCCGAAGAACCTCGAGTACGAGTCGGTGCGCCGCTCCTGCGAGGAATCGCTCGAAAAGCTCGGCACCGACTACCTGGACCTGTACCTGATCCACTGGCCCAACCCCGCGGTGTCGCTGCGCGAGACGCTGGACGCCATGGCGCAGCTCCACGATGAGGGGAAGGTCCGGAACGTCGGCGTCTCGAACTTCAGCCCCTACCAGCTCAGTGCGGCGAACCACGTCTCGGACGTGCCGATCGCCGTCAACCAGATCGAGCACCACCCGTGGCTCCAGCGGCCCGACTGGGTGGAGACCATCCGAGAGACCGACACGGTCGTCGAGGCTGCCGCGCCGCTGGCCCGGACCGAGGTGCTGGGCGACGACACCGTCCAGGAACTGGCCGAGCGGTACGAGAAGACGCCCGCCCAGATCGTGCTCCGGTGGGCCCTGGAGAACGACGTCGTCGTCATCCCCAAGTCGGGCTCGCCCGAGCACATCCGCGAGAACTTCGAGCTGTTCGACTGGGAGCTCGACGAGGCCGACCGCGAGCGGCTGGACGATCTCGACCGCGATCAGGCGGTGTACGACACCCGCAAGAAGGACTGGACGCGGGACGTCTACGGAATCTCGAAGTAG
- a CDS encoding universal stress protein — translation MTLLVPFDGSELSAAALDRATEFGEFTGEDVVALAVIPPDAEFARDRGWLDAGEQFDTEMICTRLRQQVEDVSPEARFRCEETEETDYRATLTTDVTRTIRQVAADLRASIIFVGSENAGRVSTPLTSVGNPLSEDPRYDVHIVRHAD, via the coding sequence ATGACTCTCCTGGTGCCGTTCGACGGCTCGGAGCTCTCGGCGGCGGCGCTCGATCGTGCGACGGAGTTCGGCGAGTTCACCGGCGAGGACGTCGTCGCGCTGGCGGTGATCCCGCCGGACGCCGAGTTCGCCCGCGACCGGGGCTGGCTCGACGCCGGCGAGCAGTTCGACACCGAGATGATCTGTACGCGCCTCCGCCAGCAGGTCGAGGACGTCTCGCCCGAGGCGCGGTTCCGCTGCGAGGAGACCGAGGAGACCGACTACCGGGCGACGCTGACGACCGACGTCACCCGGACGATCCGGCAGGTCGCCGCCGATCTGCGGGCGTCGATCATCTTCGTCGGCAGCGAGAACGCCGGGCGCGTCTCGACGCCGCTGACCAGCGTCGGCAACCCGCTCTCGGAGGACCCGCGCTACGACGTTCACATCGTCCGGCACGCAGACTGA
- a CDS encoding DUF790 family protein — translation MLTKDLLRVSRAGGGYHPQFAERRHRPLAAKVLGTYQGHVGHRREELTAALSDLERDAEDFKLVRGFAKLLEREATFETRAPIEPERARTAAFAAAEAEGVVTPTERERALDRAADTLGADAESVERSLYADLEPRQVLDAVDARWDPDELLAQYNLSLAQTALFDATEIRVRSSDPKALVSAVKRLRLMYEVRKAEDEAASSGRAGSGSAREVVVTGPDRLFRATRRYGTRFARLLRTIAKADEWELTATIDDRGTERELRLSDADPVRVPGVEPVADVSYDSGVEADFATRFESLDLDWDLTREPEPLAAGASVMIPDFAFEYRHADFTIYFEIMGFWTPEYVESKLEKLDDVDDEELLVAVDESLGAGERIEARDHRAIPYSETVRIKDVRDALRSYEDDLVAASAADLPDELVPDEDVIGIDALAARRGVSEAAIEGKAFPEHELVGRTLIRPAVLDALAGEIAAGMDYADAEAALDEAGVDDASAALAELGYRVEWAGLSGGTVRERED, via the coding sequence ATGCTGACCAAGGACCTGCTGCGCGTCTCGCGGGCCGGTGGGGGCTACCACCCGCAGTTCGCCGAGCGACGCCACCGCCCGCTGGCCGCAAAGGTCCTCGGCACGTACCAGGGCCACGTCGGCCATCGCCGAGAGGAGTTGACCGCTGCGCTTTCCGACCTCGAACGCGACGCCGAGGACTTCAAGCTGGTCCGGGGGTTCGCGAAGCTGCTCGAACGCGAGGCGACCTTCGAGACGCGCGCGCCGATCGAGCCCGAGCGCGCCCGCACCGCGGCGTTCGCGGCCGCCGAGGCCGAGGGCGTCGTCACGCCGACCGAACGGGAGCGGGCGCTCGACCGGGCCGCAGATACGCTGGGCGCCGACGCCGAGTCCGTCGAGCGGTCGCTGTACGCCGACCTCGAACCGCGGCAGGTGCTCGACGCGGTCGACGCGCGCTGGGATCCCGACGAACTGTTAGCACAGTACAACCTGTCGCTGGCCCAGACGGCCCTGTTCGATGCGACCGAGATCCGCGTGCGCTCGTCTGATCCGAAGGCGCTGGTCTCGGCCGTCAAGCGGCTGCGGCTGATGTACGAAGTGCGGAAGGCCGAGGACGAGGCGGCGTCGAGCGGCAGAGCGGGGTCCGGCAGCGCCCGCGAGGTCGTCGTCACCGGCCCGGACCGGCTGTTCCGGGCGACCCGCCGGTACGGCACTCGCTTCGCTCGATTGCTCCGAACGATCGCGAAGGCCGACGAGTGGGAGCTGACGGCGACGATCGACGACCGAGGCACCGAGCGCGAGCTGCGCCTGTCCGACGCCGATCCGGTGCGGGTGCCCGGCGTCGAGCCGGTGGCCGACGTGAGCTACGACAGCGGCGTCGAGGCCGATTTTGCGACCCGATTCGAGTCGCTGGACTTGGACTGGGATCTCACTCGCGAGCCCGAGCCCCTCGCCGCGGGCGCGAGCGTCATGATCCCGGACTTCGCCTTCGAGTATCGCCACGCGGATTTCACGATCTATTTCGAGATCATGGGCTTCTGGACGCCGGAGTACGTCGAGTCGAAGCTCGAAAAGCTAGACGACGTCGACGACGAGGAGCTGCTGGTCGCCGTCGACGAGAGCCTCGGCGCGGGCGAGCGGATCGAGGCCCGCGACCACCGAGCGATCCCCTACTCGGAGACTGTCCGGATCAAGGACGTCCGGGACGCGCTCAGGAGCTACGAGGACGACCTCGTGGCGGCGAGCGCAGCCGACCTGCCGGACGAACTCGTCCCCGATGAGGACGTGATCGGGATCGACGCCCTCGCGGCGCGCCGCGGCGTCAGCGAGGCTGCGATCGAGGGGAAGGCGTTCCCCGAGCACGAGCTGGTCGGGCGCACGCTGATCCGCCCCGCCGTGCTGGACGCCCTCGCCGGCGAGATCGCGGCGGGGATGGACTACGCTGACGCCGAAGCCGCGCTCGACGAGGCGGGCGTCGACGACGCCAGCGCGGCGCTCGCGGAACTGGGCTACCGCGTCGAGTGGGCGGGGCTCTCGGGCGGGACCGTCCGCGAGCGTGAGGATTGA
- a CDS encoding response regulator produces the protein MSDRPTAGGDDSPSEQADDGPPVDVLIVEDEPQVAELYTSWLDDSYRVSVADGGEAALAAWDAEVDVVLLDRRMPDVSGDEVLSALRERGAECPVAIVTAVDPSIDTIEMGFDEYLVKPVDSEDLVEAIERLLDRTKYRDGLQEYFANVSKRSVLEKHVTDAELQQSDAYERLQRRIEEIEEDLETTLYRFEDRDFRAVFREFEEPAAE, from the coding sequence ATGAGCGATCGACCGACGGCCGGCGGCGACGACAGCCCGTCCGAGCAGGCGGACGACGGCCCGCCCGTCGACGTGCTGATCGTCGAGGACGAGCCGCAGGTCGCCGAACTGTACACCTCGTGGCTCGACGACAGCTACCGCGTGAGCGTCGCCGACGGCGGCGAGGCCGCGCTGGCGGCGTGGGACGCCGAGGTCGACGTGGTGCTGCTCGATCGTCGGATGCCCGACGTCTCTGGCGACGAGGTGCTGTCCGCACTGCGGGAACGGGGCGCCGAGTGCCCGGTGGCGATCGTCACGGCGGTCGACCCCAGCATCGACACCATCGAGATGGGGTTCGACGAGTACCTCGTCAAACCCGTCGACAGCGAGGATCTCGTCGAGGCGATCGAGCGCCTGCTCGATCGGACGAAGTACCGTGACGGGCTCCAGGAGTACTTCGCGAACGTCTCGAAGCGCTCGGTGCTCGAGAAACACGTCACCGACGCCGAACTCCAGCAGAGCGACGCCTACGAGCGGCTCCAGCGGCGGATCGAGGAGATCGAGGAGGATCTCGAGACGACGCTGTACCGCTTCGAAGACCGGGACTTCCGCGCGGTGTTCCGCGAGTTCGAGGAACCGGCGGCCGAGTAG
- a CDS encoding alpha/beta fold hydrolase has protein sequence MATEHPSEVAPVDEWLEVDGLQLHYLSAGSGSTPVLLLHGGIVDAASLSWGATIGPLAADRRVVALDMAGYGNSARPDASYSTAFHVDVVDAVVDRLGFDAVDVVGVSLGGGVGLGYALREPDRVRKLALVDSYGLGRELPNGMATYALSRAPKLNELSLSLLKRNRTLAKQSLRGIVADLDSLSGPVVDEYYRLLQHPQVGKAYRRWRRHEVRRSGFRTDYSHRLDDVAAETLVVHGADDPVFPPQWSRNAASGIPDARLELLSDCGHWPPRERTAAFNELLAAFLAG, from the coding sequence ATGGCGACGGAGCACCCTTCCGAAGTAGCGCCCGTCGACGAGTGGCTCGAAGTCGACGGTCTGCAGTTACACTACCTCTCGGCGGGCAGCGGGTCGACGCCGGTTCTCCTGCTCCACGGCGGGATCGTCGACGCCGCGTCGCTCTCGTGGGGGGCGACGATCGGCCCGCTGGCCGCCGACCGGCGCGTCGTCGCGCTCGACATGGCGGGGTACGGCAACAGCGCGCGGCCCGACGCCAGCTACAGCACGGCGTTCCACGTCGACGTCGTCGACGCCGTCGTCGATCGGCTCGGGTTCGACGCGGTCGACGTCGTCGGCGTCTCGCTGGGCGGCGGCGTCGGGCTGGGCTACGCCCTCCGCGAGCCCGATCGGGTCAGGAAGCTCGCGCTGGTCGACAGCTACGGGCTTGGCCGCGAGCTGCCCAACGGGATGGCGACGTACGCGCTCTCCCGAGCTCCCAAACTCAACGAGCTCTCGCTGTCGCTCCTCAAGCGCAACCGCACGCTCGCCAAGCAGAGCCTCAGGGGAATCGTCGCTGATCTCGATTCGCTCTCGGGACCCGTCGTCGACGAGTACTACCGGCTGCTCCAGCACCCGCAGGTGGGCAAAGCCTACCGCCGGTGGCGCCGCCACGAGGTCCGGCGCTCGGGCTTTCGCACCGACTACTCCCACCGGCTCGACGACGTCGCCGCGGAGACGCTGGTCGTCCACGGCGCCGACGATCCGGTGTTTCCCCCGCAGTGGTCGCGCAACGCCGCGTCGGGGATTCCTGACGCCCGTCTCGAACTGCTCTCGGACTGCGGGCACTGGCCACCCAGGGAGCGCACGGCGGCGTTCAACGAGTTGCTCGCGGCGTTTCTCGCCGGCTGA
- the fer gene encoding ferredoxin Fer: MASPYEILGVDPDASEDDLVDAYRRRVKEAHPDQGGSAEEFQTVKTAYERIRNGDGRAELDSAANANPESGVDADPEQPEYRVEYLNYEVLDDHGWSLDDDDLFEKADAAGLDRVDHGEITVEPDESLLEAAENSGRAWPFACRGGACSNCAVAVIEGEIPPPTSHVLTQEMIDRGIRLSCITSPVTTDTKVVYNVKHLPEVEELLLSASRFERAHTD; encoded by the coding sequence GTGGCGTCCCCATACGAGATTCTGGGTGTCGATCCCGACGCGAGCGAGGACGACCTCGTCGACGCCTACCGCCGACGGGTCAAGGAAGCCCACCCCGATCAGGGCGGTTCCGCGGAGGAGTTCCAGACCGTCAAGACGGCCTACGAGCGGATCCGGAACGGCGACGGGCGCGCGGAGCTCGACAGCGCGGCGAACGCCAACCCCGAGTCGGGCGTCGACGCCGATCCCGAGCAGCCGGAGTACCGCGTCGAGTACCTCAACTACGAGGTGCTCGACGATCACGGCTGGTCGCTGGACGACGACGACCTGTTCGAGAAGGCCGACGCGGCGGGCCTCGACCGCGTCGACCACGGCGAGATCACGGTCGAACCCGACGAGTCGCTGCTGGAGGCCGCCGAGAACAGCGGCCGGGCGTGGCCCTTCGCCTGCCGCGGCGGCGCCTGCTCGAACTGCGCGGTCGCGGTGATCGAGGGCGAGATTCCCCCGCCGACGAGCCACGTCCTCACCCAGGAGATGATCGACCGCGGGATCCGGCTGTCGTGTATCACCTCGCCCGTCACGACCGACACGAAGGTCGTCTACAACGTCAAGCACCTCCCCGAGGTCGAGGAGCTACTCCTCTCGGCGAGCCGGTTCGAGCGCGCGCACACCGACTGA